From one Malus sylvestris chromosome 1, drMalSylv7.2, whole genome shotgun sequence genomic stretch:
- the LOC126620283 gene encoding phosphatidylinositol 4-kinase gamma 4-like: MSSAGIAALTPAHSEPGFPQPCMSLDESILIYLSVSGSTTPMSVLGSDSIESVKLRIQTYKGFVAKKQKLVCGGRELARSNSILREYGVTDGNILHLVLRLSDLKEINVRTTCGKEFTFHVERGKDVGYVKQKIAKKSKEFVDLERQEVVCDGKLLEDQRLIDDLCKHNDAVLHLLVRKSAKVRAKPVEKNFELSVVASQLDDGKNYEVGGDNVKRQYDAGQHDFKRCYEVVPSKPPDRGFLLEPVIVNRKIELPSQIWDMVADTSNGLASGSYPIRSMEGTGGAYFMPDSSGQKYVSVFKPIDEEPMAQNNPRGLPLSLDGEGLKKGTRVGEGALREVAAYLLDHPMGGHRMLFGNAKGFAGVPPTFIVKCFHKVFNHPGDATVKVGSLQKFMENSGSCEDMGPAAFPTEEVHKISVLDIRLANADRHAGNILLGKEGEDGRTVLIPIDHGYCLPETFEDITFDWLYWPQARKPYADEVIDYIKSLDAEEDIALLKFHGWDMPHKCARTLRISTMLLKKGAERQFTPFAIGNIMCRKTLNKESVIEEIVQEAEDSVLSDSSEDAFLEAVSQIMDRRLDEIARSPS; encoded by the exons ATGTCGTCCGCCGGTATTGCTGCTCTTACTCCGGCTCACAGTGAGCCCGGGTTTCCCCAACCGTGTATGTCTTTGGATGAATCGATATTGATATATCTCTCGGTGTCTGGGTCAACTACTCCCATGAGTGTTTTGGGATCGGACTCTATTGAATCAGTGAAGCTTAGGATACAAACCTATAAAGGGTTTGTTGCTAAGAAGCAAAAATTAGTTTGTGGAGGTAGAGAACTGGCTAGGAGCAATTCCATACTCCGGGAATACGGGGTAACGGATGGGAATATTCTACATTTGGTCCTTAGGCTTTCTGACCTTAAAGAGATCAATGTCCGAACGACTTGCGGGAAAGAGTTTACCTTCCATGTGGAACGTGGTAAAGATGTTGGATATGTGAAACAAAAGATTGCAAAGAAGAGTAAAGAATTTGTTGATCTAGAAAGACAAGAAGTTGTGTGTGATGGGAAACTACTTGAAGATCAGAGACTTATTGATGACTTATGTAAACATAATGATGCTGTCTTACATCTGTTGGTTCGGAAGTCTGCAAAAGTTAGGGCCAAACCAGTTGAGAAGAACTTTGAATTGTCAGTTGTGGCATCACAATTGGATGATGGGAAAAATTATGAAGTTGGTGGAGATAATGTGAAGCGACAATATGATGCTGGTCAGCATGACTTTAAGAGATGTTATGAAGTTGTGCCGAGTAAACCTCCTGACAGGGGCTTTTTGTTGGAGCCTGTCATTGTTAACCGCAAGATTGAATTACCTTCCCAGATTTGGGACATGGTTGCTGACACGTCTAACGGACTAGCTAGTGGGAGTTATCCAATTAGGTCTATGGAGGGTACGGGAGGAGCGTATTTTATGCCTGACTCTTCAGGTCAAAAGTATGTATCTGTTTTTAAGCCAATTGATGAGGAGCCTATGGCTCAAAACAATCCGAGGGGGCTGCCATTGTCATTGGATGGTGAAGGATTGAAAAAGGGAACAAGAGTTGGAGAAGGAGCACTTAGGGAAGTGGCTGCTTACCTCTTGGATCATCCAATGGGTGGGCATCGCATGCTGTTTGGTAATGCAAAGGGCTTTGCTGGGGTCCCCCCAACATTTATTGTCAAGTGCTTTCATAAAGTGTTCAACCATCCTGGGGATGCAACTGTTAAGGTCGGGTCCTTGCAGAAGTTCATGGAGAATAGTGGAAGTTGTGAAGACATGGGCCCTGCAGCTTTCCCAACTGAGGAAGTGCATAAGATTTCTGTTTTGGATATCAGATTGGCAAATGCGGACAGGCATGCTGGAAACATTTTGCTGGGCAAAGAGGGTGAAGATGGCCGGACTGTGCTGATTCCAATTGATCATGGGTACTGCTTACCTGAAACG TTTGAAGACATTACATTTGACTGGTTGTATTGGCCACAAGCACGCAAGCCTTATGCTGACGAGGTCATTGATTACATCAAATCACTGGATGCAGAAGAAGATATTGCCCTTTTGAAGTTCCATGGATGGGACATGCCCCACAAATGTGCTCGCACACTTCGCATTTCAACCATGCTGTTGAAGAAAGGGGCAGAGAGACAGTTCACTCCCTTTGCCATAGGAAACATAATGTGCAGAAAAACCTTGAACAAGGAATCCGTCATTGAGGAGATAGTGCAAGAAGCAGAGGATTCTGTGCTCTCTGATTCAAGTGAAGATGCTTTTCTTGAGGCCGTGTCCCAAATTATGGACCGTCGCCTTGATGAGATTGCAAGATCACCTTCGTAA
- the LOC126620251 gene encoding uncharacterized protein LOC126620251, translated as MEVLSLTSPFPSKFPANSPNKKTPSRYNIRTFDFHKNPSFSIYLLSCNSRKCRAFAQFGGPTSRRNSLRKKLTDGQKVNQNSIPLNPSSEIQFLNNNFVDSESQFSNLVSDDGAKESKFCNGVADDSVAETGNVEESNSKRLGDSVLLSKLESWMEQYRRDTEYWGIGSGHIFTVVQDSDGSVKAVSVNEDEILRRSRVERGELEGSAEVNLKILQAESLAREMERGNNGIPRNSSIAKFVNEGEGEGLVKAIQGFTLGPELIPKLSRVGRLVLYGVIALWALKKLFTFGNKEERYSELEKEMMRRKIKARKEKEMLEPSSVEVVQAAPELPLGSFKKPSLDKQELMKVIVREKSSNGNLALQVSPSSMTAAVKTDFDDKVHEIRNMARQAREIESRDRDRNDIQTPNDEISDGTVNEISDEIEAVKRHGEGEANILTNLVNGDFRQSEGRDDTSSSKKLDFVEDGHNETSSISNIEVSDERESTNQDVTDCKRNLQLPDNAPFRESSKSSNGSLQVKPRVIRSVKEAREYLSKKHDKTKLNEEPRFEPVPRSDVLGRLRSDKDFGNNGSQGGFVVNNVLAHVIPDETSDPPSTENASEDYDLKDEKFEAIKSDKPDETEKRHIMDDDQKEQVSLDHESSNSDSMTEPSVKYEKWMEENFNEFEPIAKKIGVGFRDNYMVSKGKADQDSIMSSDMTELGSNEEDDSELEWMKDDSLREIVLQVRDNELAGRDPFHMMDAEDKDAFFKGLEKKVEKENKKLTKLHELLHANIENLNYGADGISIYDPPEKIIPRWKGPPIEKSPEFLNYFQEQRKAIFADNSEILVNKDEQNFLQNSTGSQSHESIAATSLTNDPNKKDISSSKTIIEGSDGSVRTGKKSGKEFWQHTKKWSQGFLESYNAETDPEIKSTMRDMGKGLDRWITEKEIQEAADLMDRMPEKSKEFMEKKLSKLKREMELFGPQAVVSKYREYAEDKKEDYLWWLDLPYVLCIELYTVDNEEQGIGFYSLEMAADLELEPKPYHVIAFEDSNDCKNLCYIIQAQMETHGNGHAFVVAQPPKDVFREAKTNGFGVTVIRKGELPLNVDQTLEEVEEQISEIGSKIYHDKIMQERSMDISSLMKGVFGFSGKPIMKKRPTQTMKSAIGFSGKPTKKKRSKKMLKKPSKKER; from the exons ATGGaggttctctctctcacttcacCTTTCCCTTCCAAATTTCCCGCCAATTCTCCGAACAAGAAAACCCCATCTCGGTACAACATTCGCACCTTCGATTTCCACAAAAACCCATCATTTTCCATCTATTTACTCTCCTGCAACAGCAGAAAGTGTCGAGCTTTCGCGCAGTTCGGTGGGCCCACCAGCCGCAGAAACTCGCTGAGGAAGAAGCTCACTGACGGCCAAAAGGTGAATCAGAATTCAATTCCTTTAAACCCAAGTTCTGAAATTCAGTTTTTGAataataattttgttgattctGAGAGTCAATTTAGTAATTTGGTTTCTGATGATGGTGCGAAAGAGAGCAAATTTTGTAATGGGGTTGCTGATGATAGTGTAGCTGAAACGGGTAATGTAGAAGAATCGAATTCGAAACGTCTTGGTGATTCGGTTTTGTTGAGTAAATTGGAGAGTTGGATGGAGCAGTATAGGAGGGATACTGAGTACTGGGGCATTGGTTCGGGTCATATTTTTACTGTTGTGCAAGATTCTGATGGTAGTGTGAAAGCTGTTTCAGTTAATGAGGATGAAATCTTGAGGAGAAGCCGGGTTGAGCGAGGAGAATTGGAGGGCTCGGCGGAGgtgaacttgaaaattttgcagGCGGAGAGTTTAGctagagagatggagagagggAACAATGGGATTCCGAGGAATAGTTCCATAGCCAAGTTTGTTAATGAGGGTGAGGGTGAGGGTCTTGTGAAGGCGATTCAGGGTTTTACTCTTGGACCTGAGTTGATACCAAAGCTATCTCGAGTTGGGAGATTGGTGTTGTATGGTGTCATTGCGTTGTGGGCATTGAAGAAGTTATTCACTTTTGGAAATAAAGAAGAGCGGTACTCGGAATTGGAGAAGGAAATGATGAGGAGAAAGATCAAAGCaagaaaggagaaagagatGTTAGAACCGAGCAGTGTGGAAGTTGTTCAAGCAGCTCCGGAACTGCCACTGGGTTCCTTTAAAAAGCCTAGCCTTGACAAGCAAGAACTTATGAAGGTTATTGTGAGAGAAAAATCGTCAAATGGTAACCTCGCTCTACAAGTTTCTCCAAGTTCCATGACTGCTGCTGTGAAAACAGATTTTGATGATAAGGTTCACGAAATCAGAAATATGGCCAGGCAAGCGCGAGAAATTGAGAGCAGGGATAGGGATAGAAACGATATTCAGACTCCGAATGATGAAATTTCAGATGGAACTGTGAATGAAATTTCAGATGAAATAGAAGCTGTCAAACGGCATGGAGAAGGGGAAGCAAATATTCTAACCAACCTTGTAAATGGAGATTTCAGGCAAAGTGAGGGTCGTGATGATACTTCTTCTAGTAAAAAGTTAGACTTTGTTGAGGACGGGCATAATGAAACTTCTAGTATTTCGAATATAGAAGTTTCAGATGAAAGGGAAAGCACTAACCAGGATGTAACAGACTGTAAACGGAATTTGCAGTTACCAGACAATGCTCCTTTTAGGGAGTCCAGCAAGTCCAGCAATGGTTCCCTTCAAGTCAAACCAAGGGTTATAAGATCAGTGAAAGAAGCTAGGGAGTATCTTTCCAAAAAACATGACAAAACAAAGCTAAATGAAGAGCCCCGATTTGAACCTGTCCCCAGAAGTGATGTTCTTGGAAGGCTACGAAGTGATAAAGACTTTGGTAACAATGGAAGCCAGGGAGGGTTCGTGGTCAACAATGTTTTAGCTCATGTGATTCCAGATGAAACATCAGATCCTCCATCTACCGAAAATGCTTCTGAAGATTATGATCTGAAGGATGAAAAATTTGAAGCTATAAAGAGTGATAAACCTGATGAAACCGAGAAAAGACACATCATGGACGATGATCAAAAGGAACAGGTTTCTTTAGATCATGAAAGTAGTAACAGTGATTCAATGACAGAACCATCTGTTAAATATGAGAAGTGGATGGAGGAAAACTTTAATGAATTTGAACCTATAGCTAAGAAGATTGGAGTTGGTTTTAGAGATAATTACATGGTTTCAAAAGGAAAAGCAGATCAAGATTCAATTATGAGTTCGGACATGACAGAGCTTGGATCTAATGAAGAAGATGACAGTGAACTTGAATGGATGAAAGATGATAGTCTTAGGGAAATTGTTCTTCAAGTCCGAGATAATGAATTGGCAGGACGGGATCCGTTTCATATGATGGATGCTGAAGATAAGGATGCATTCTTCAAGGGTCTTGAGAAGAAAGTTGAGAAAGAGAATAAAAAGCTGACGAAACTGCATGAGTTGCTCCATGCGAACATTGAAAACCTCAATTATGGTGCAG ACGGTATCAGCATCTATGATCCACCAGAGAAAATTATACCCCGCTGGAAAGGTCCCCCAATAGAAAAGAGTCCGGAGTTCTTGAATTATTTCCAAGAGCAGCGGAAGGCAATTTTTGCTGATAATAGTGAGATTTTGGTGAATAAAGATGAGCAGAACTTTCTTCAGAACTCAACAGGATCCCAATCCCATGAGAGTATTGCTGCTACTTCCTTAACCAATGACCCAAATAAGAAGGATATTAGCAGTTCAAAGACAATTATAGAAGGGAGTGATGGTTCTGTTAGAACTGGCAAAAAATCAGGAAAGGAGTTTTGGCAACACACGAAAAAATGGTCTCAGGGGTTTTTGGAATCCTACAATGCGGAGACAGACCCAGAAATTAAATCCACTATGAGGGACATGGGGAAGGGTTTAGATCGATGGATCACTGAAAAAGAAATACAGGAAGCTGCTGATCTGATGGACAGAATGCCTGAAAAAAGTAAGGAATTCATGGAAAAGAAACTCAGCAAGCTTAAGAGAGAGATGGAATTGTTTGGGCCACAGGCTGTAGTGAGCAAATACCGTGAATATGCAGAAGATAAGAAAGAAGATTACTTGTGGTGGCTAGATCTGCCTTATGTGCTG TGCATTGAGCTGTACACAGTTGATAATGAAGAACAAGGGATTGGATTTTATTCATTGGAGATGGCTGCGGATCTTGAATTGGAACCAAAGCCATACCATGTGATTGCTTTCGAGGACAGTAATGATTGCAAAAATCTTTGTTATATCATCCAGGCTCAAATGGAAACACATGGGAATGGCCATGCCTTTGTTGTTGCCCAGCCACCTAAG GATGTTTTTCGGGAAGCCAAAACGAATGGCTTTGGTGTAACTGTCATTAGGAAAGGAGAGCTTCCGCTCAATGTGGACCAAACTTTGGAAGAAGTGGAGGAACAGATCAGCGAGATTGGGAGCAAAATATACCATGATAAGATCATGCAAGAGCGCTCTATGGATATAAGCTCGTTGATGAAGGGTGTATTTGGGTTCAGTGGCAAACCTATTATGAA AAAAAGACCAACACAGACGATGAAGAGTGCAATTGGTTTCAGCGGCAAGCCCACTAAGAA AAAAAGATCAAAGAAAATGCTGAAGAAGCCCAGCAAGAAAGAAAGGTGA
- the LOC126613987 gene encoding aspartic proteinase CDR1-like yields MASTLIFSHLLISIMITIPPSSMSSPKTPVRGFEALLIHRDSPQSPFYNLKATPTNRIKSARRRIIARQNYFKWLMSGKTQRNSISTPIDTDYGDNIMRFKVDTPRVDTFGIFNTAGDLIWFQCKPCEKCYEQGIPIFDPANSDSYQKVMCGSIECNTTSDAHCPDPKGECRYKIAYQDGY; encoded by the coding sequence ATGGCGTCAACTCTGATATTCTCCCACTTACTAATTTCAATCATGATCACCATACCTCCATCGTCCATGTCTTCTCCTAAGACACCAGTCCGAGGTTTCGAGGCACTTCTCATTCACCGCGACTCTCCTCAATCTCCGTTCTACAACCTCAAGGCCACACCTACCAATCGCATCAAATCAGCACGCCGCAGAATCATAGCTAGACAAAACTACTTCAAATGGCTAATGTCAGGCAAAACACAGCGCAATTCCATCAGCACGCCGATTGATACAGACTATGGAGACAACATCATGAGGTTCAAAGTTGACACCCCAAGAGTTGACACCTTTGGGATTTTCAACACGGCCGGCGATTTAATTTGGTTTCAATGTAAGCCTTGTGAAAAATGCTACGAACAAGGCATACCAATATTTGATCCTGCAAACTCAGACAGCTATCAGAAGGTAATGTGCGGCTCCATCGAGTGCAATACAACCTCAGATGCCCATTGCCCTGATCCAAAAGGCGAATGCCGGTACAAAATTGCGTACCAAGATGGATACTGA